The following coding sequences are from one Streptomyces angustmyceticus window:
- a CDS encoding TetR/AcrR family transcriptional regulator gives MAERKAARADALRNREAVLAAADELFARSESPRGVSMDDVAAAAGVGKGTLFRRFGDRTGLVRAVFESRIEPLRSAVEAGPAPLGPATPPRERVPAVLDALLQFKLDNRHLSLALEEAGSGSPYQAAHYAWWHGILRDALSRLPGKGDDDADFTAHALLAATRADLVEHLAGAEGVSPRGMRDRLAAFVDTVLAR, from the coding sequence ATGGCCGAACGCAAGGCCGCCCGCGCTGACGCGCTCCGCAACCGGGAGGCGGTCCTGGCCGCGGCCGACGAACTCTTCGCGCGCAGCGAGAGCCCGCGTGGCGTGTCGATGGACGATGTCGCGGCGGCGGCCGGCGTCGGCAAGGGCACCCTCTTCCGCCGCTTCGGCGACCGCACCGGCCTGGTCCGGGCGGTCTTCGAGTCCCGCATCGAGCCGCTGCGGTCAGCCGTGGAGGCCGGCCCCGCACCGCTCGGCCCCGCCACCCCGCCGCGTGAACGGGTGCCGGCCGTGCTCGACGCGCTCCTGCAGTTCAAGCTCGACAACCGGCACCTCTCGCTCGCCCTGGAGGAGGCCGGCAGCGGCAGCCCGTACCAGGCGGCGCATTACGCCTGGTGGCACGGCATCCTCCGGGACGCTCTGAGCCGGCTTCCCGGTAAGGGTGACGACGACGCCGACTTCACGGCGCATGCCCTGTTGGCGGCCACCCGGGCCGACCTGGTCGAGCACCTCGCAGGGGCGGAGGGTGTGAGCCCCCGGGGGATGAGGGACCGACTGGCGGCCTTCGTGGACACCGTCTTGGCGCGCTGA
- a CDS encoding nuclear transport factor 2 family protein, whose product MRDTDPAELFRHGLQLLLDKDMDGWVDLCDDRAVFEFPFAPAGYPARLDGKAAIAAYLRDYPDHIDLQDFPHLEIHRTDAPGTLVVEMRAAGRVVATGEPYEMPYVAVVTVADGRITHYRDYWNPLAIPASMGEAKAA is encoded by the coding sequence ATGCGCGACACCGACCCCGCGGAGCTCTTCCGCCACGGCTTGCAACTGTTGCTGGACAAGGACATGGACGGCTGGGTCGACCTGTGCGACGACCGGGCGGTCTTCGAGTTCCCCTTCGCCCCGGCCGGCTACCCCGCACGGCTCGACGGCAAGGCGGCGATCGCCGCCTACCTGCGCGACTATCCCGACCACATCGACCTCCAGGACTTCCCCCACCTGGAGATCCACCGGACCGACGCCCCGGGCACCCTCGTCGTCGAAATGCGCGCCGCCGGCCGGGTAGTGGCGACCGGAGAGCCGTACGAGATGCCCTACGTCGCCGTGGTGACGGTCGCCGACGGACGCATCACGCACTACCGCGACTACTGGAACCCGCTGGCGATCCCGGCATCCATGGGCGAGGCGAAGGCCGCATGA
- a CDS encoding NAD(P)H-binding protein yields MTDHHTVLVTGATGTTGSRVVARLAAGGHTAVATSRRASLPTGAARAVRFDWYDPAGHGAALHGADRLYLVPPIGDPEPAAVMLPFLRQARAAGVRRAVLLGSSAIPADGPGVGQVHTALPGLFEEWAVLRPSWFMQNFTGDHLHAESIRSEGVIRTATGTGRVGFIDADDIAAVAARLLTDASAPPATDLVLTGPQTLSHNDVATLFTEATGHPVRHLPLTPEQLRDRLSTTLPEAFADLLTDLDRAIATGAENRVTDTVERITGRPPRTLREVVEKWSSSSSAARHES; encoded by the coding sequence ATGACCGATCACCACACCGTCCTGGTCACCGGCGCCACCGGCACCACCGGCAGCCGCGTCGTGGCCCGCCTGGCCGCCGGCGGCCACACCGCCGTCGCCACGAGCCGCCGTGCGTCCCTGCCCACGGGCGCCGCACGGGCCGTCCGCTTCGACTGGTACGACCCCGCCGGCCACGGCGCGGCGCTGCACGGCGCGGACCGGCTGTACCTCGTGCCGCCCATCGGGGACCCCGAACCGGCCGCGGTGATGCTGCCCTTCCTCCGACAGGCGCGGGCGGCCGGAGTGCGCCGGGCGGTCCTGCTCGGTTCGTCGGCCATCCCGGCCGACGGCCCCGGAGTGGGGCAGGTGCACACGGCGCTTCCCGGACTGTTCGAGGAGTGGGCCGTGCTCCGCCCCTCCTGGTTCATGCAGAACTTCACCGGCGACCACCTGCACGCCGAGAGCATCCGGTCGGAGGGCGTGATCCGCACGGCCACCGGCACCGGTCGCGTCGGCTTCATCGACGCCGACGACATCGCCGCCGTCGCGGCACGCCTCCTCACCGACGCCTCCGCACCACCCGCCACCGACCTGGTACTCACCGGCCCGCAGACACTGAGCCACAACGACGTCGCCACCCTCTTCACAGAAGCGACCGGCCACCCCGTACGCCACCTGCCACTCACCCCCGAGCAACTACGCGACCGCCTGTCCACCACACTGCCCGAGGCATTCGCCGACCTGCTGACCGACCTGGACCGGGCAATCGCCACCGGAGCCGAGAACCGGGTGACCGACACAGTGGAACGCATTACCGGACGCCCACCACGCACCCTCCGCGAGGTGGTGGAGAAGTGGTCCTCATCCTCCTCGGCCGCCCGACACGAAAGTTGA